The genomic stretch AGCAGAATGCAGTCCAGGGCGTGGTGACCCCTGCGTTTCTTCTTCAACTTGCGGATCTGGAAGGCGCACAGGAGCGTCGCCAGGGTTGTCAGGACGTAGAGAGACACTTCGCATGCGTTCACCTATGGACAAAAATAGGACATGATGAGCTCTAGGTTTTTGGGTACCAATGTGTGATTAGGTATCACGACGGAGGTAATCTTTAGAGGTATTTAAATGTAGAAGAACTACGTACCTGGGTAGAgatgtttaaattataaatacgtGCTAATGTGGGCGAACATtctttggtttaaaaaatgttaaaaaggtAATGGTTTTTCAATGTAAGGTTACCTAATCAAACATTAAGATCCATGAAGTCACAATAAGTAGCGATAAACAACTGAAAACGCACTACCAAATACCGATAGTGTGCCTCTGAATATGAAGTGATGAGATCTACGGCCTTGATAGGCAAATGTTAATTAAATACTTCCCTTTTATACATCTTGACCCgctcttcttgagcttattctccCGCCAGTTCCAGCTTGGCGTGTgggtgtgagtgagtgagtgcaaagccttaccggttgagaggctgtgtttggtccctCCAGTCCTTTTCATTTCGCAAACCATCGCTGCAAAATCCGGGTCAGTGTAAAACGGATAAGTGTAACCTGTTACGGCTTTTGGAGTATTTAATTAACATTTACCTATAGTGCGCTTTTAAACTGTTTAAGTTGATGTCCAGAGCGCTAAGGAAGACTATGACGAGAATTATCGACACgagaatttttctgctttgacaCATCACGTCATCGGGTAAAGTAAGAAAGAAGTAGAATGTGTTTCGTACTTCGAGAATAGCTAGGTGAGCGTATCCCGGCTCCCTCTCCAGCACTAGGAACATGATCAGGGAGATGATGGTGAGGACGAGGACGAGTATTCCCGAGAAGAGGCCACGGTGGGCGGAGGCGCAGTCCACGGAGAAATGCTGCGAAGAGGTTGTGGCCACGATGGCGGCGGCTTGTGGGTTCTCAGACCAAGGGGTCACCCTGGGAGTCGCTAGCAGGGGAGACGGGGGTCCCTCGGGCATAATGGTGGCCGCCTGGCATGATGTCCTCCACATTGCGTACAGAATGACGGCGCAGATGAGGCTATACTCGATCGTGCACGGGAAAAGGAAGGGCGACGCGTTCTGCACCAGAGAGCCCATTATGTTGGTTCGCCGGCACTCGTAGAAATCGGCGCTGCCGTCCCGGCCCACCGACGGTTGTGCACTGCCTTTGGACGTCCTGTTCACCGGATCGACTGTATGGGTGAGGGAAAGCATCAGACAGTGTGTCATGGATCAGATAAATGGTTGGGAATTAATTTCCGGAGTATTGCTGCACATCGTGCAAATATATTTTCGACCAGTATGTAGCCAGAGGGggatccggggggtccggaccttctcgaaatataaaaacacaattattggccttcataaaagaaaagaaaatattgaaaaatcaggaatttacaaaatgtttctctaaatattaagttttttcgattatgaaaagtgttaaaattagtttaaaacccattacttagtgcccggttattaaaaaatttccccccctggttttggccccccccccccccgaacgaaattcctggctacgacaCTGTTTTCGACAAAGAGAAAAGTGAAGTcttgaaatcaactgattttggcgtgacttggtggaacgatgagatattcatggttcaTATTGTTCATTCATGGtgttctgtttgtcttgataatgacgccattgcagtcgaaactagtcgacagcaaataaaagtttgtggaacagtactgggtttttgcttcaccatgaagtggagtcctatttattttatttatttatctcaattacccccgaaaactgCACATTGTGGCCTTCACATCGGTAGTTTAAACGATCAACAACAGTGGATCATACAGCCCCATGTgctggaaggggaaacctatccaggagggactcgaacccgcgaccttcagtatggTGTGTAAGGACTTACCCACGCCGCCATCGATATTTTTCGCGACATTTAAGATGGGAAAAACTTTTAACATTGGACAAACGCGCTGAAAATTTCTTGTGCAGGTGCAGAGTTAATAGGGATCACTAAGTCTTCGTATAAAAAACTTATGACTCGTTGTGAATGGATGTCatgtaaatataagttaaatGAAGTTTTGCaatctttccatttaattttctaaCGCACGActcgtttcgttgttacaacaacattctTAAGTGACGCTTTCTCGGCACTTGAGAATACTGTTGTGACAACTGAACGCGTCGTGctgaaataaattcagtggaaagatTACAATGCTTCATTTGACTTGCATAGAGAATTTCCACTACCGCGTGCCttatatcatacaagatatcatGTAAATACGTTTTTGACGGAGAGAAAAGTATAGTATTTTATACTTAGTTGCGACATTTAAGATGGAAAAAGTTTAAACATTGGACAAACACGGTGAAAATGTCATTTGCATGCATATACTACGAGATGATCGTACAACAGGTTAATGATAGACAAACTTATTTAAATAGGCatacatttgatttttattattatattttacatattacagGTGAGGGAtctaatattgtttttttaaatttgggaatGGGCATATTCTAAATTTTTAGTTTACAGGATggcgaataaaattatttcccttacttaattgttattttttagtgGTAGAAGTCAACCTCCCCTTATAACCTTTTTCACGGAACTTGGACTTTGGCCTTTACCCTTTGTTCGCTTGTCTTCCTCGCCCTTTTCTGTCATTTGCTCTACTAATccctttcaaaatatatatattagaagATGAAATGATCGATATGTATCATCGGAAGGCAAGGAAAAAACTCGAAACCGGCCAAGTAataattaaaagtgtggaaagtGCCAAATATTGTTTACTCCTTTGTAAATTATCCATTACCAAGCTGTTTTTCATGgttcgtgatttttttttaaagtttacattgCTTGCAACTTGTCCTGACAACTTACCTTGAAGTCCCTCGGTGGCGGCTCGTGGATCGTAGAACGTGAGAATCTCGTGCTTGGTCTCCTGCACGAGCACATTCAGCCAAACGCATAAGTTGGTGGCGATCATGTGCATGAGGCCGAATCTGACTGCCACGCGGTGCCTAGGACTCTCGATTTGCTGTAAAGAACAAGTGGGCACATGACTATTTCCATACTGTTGTTACTCGCTACTTCTTTTTGAGTGCCGGTACTGTGAGTGGCTACTTCTCTGATATAAAGTCTACATTTCGCTCTTGATAAAAGcaggtataaataaaaattgattgtaACCACATGttatcgtttcatttttttaccattggTAACTCATACTACCGGAAGCGACGTTAGAAAGTATTCCATTACATTTTTGCactatagaattttaaattatgtatcatactatttgtattttgtattatattattaaggTATTAGCATTTAAAATACTATAGTGCAAAAACCATTTCAATCTTGCAAAAATGTGTCGTCAAAAGTTTATAGTGTGCTTTAAACCattaaagttttattaaaatttagcaCCATTTGACATAAATACGCAAATGAAACTACAGCCTTGGTAACCCACGCTTCATTTGTATCCCaattagaattactgtttaataagatttttcattgtttgaaattatttaaggGTTCCAAgattttaaattactattataatttatatatttgtattttttggagTCTATTTAAAAATCTTCTATCTGGAGATtagaaaaatggaagtaaacaACAGCCAGCAAAACTTCAGAATATCTGGTTACTTCGTGATAGACTCTAGTGACTACAAAATAATTTCTATAGTCCCCCCAAAACACATAAGGTATTGCTTATATTGTCATCTtcgtaaaattgattttttgaggcgtaacttggtgaaagcgattcataattaaattaaaaaagaagaactttgtgcttccacattaatatttattcacgaccatggtttcaacgttagacgtcatcatcaggtgattaTGACGTGATGATCAGGTGATGATgatctgatgatgacgtctaacgttgaaaccatggtcgtgaataaatattaatgtgaaagcgcaaagttcttttttaatttaattgtcaTCTTCATTGGCGAAACAAATGTATACCCTATGttgtaggaaaataatttttaaatataattttttctcctttcttattGACTTGCTCAAAAATAAGTGGAGGAATGATTGAATGCAAAAAATCGAATTGCTAAGAGATCTTACTCTGTTCTTGAGGAAGATGAATTGCATTTGGACGATGATGAAGGCCATGCGGGTGGCTGGAGTGATGGCTTGAAGCAGAGTGTGGCAAGACGATGGGATCCCCCTCTCTGTCTCGAAGTACAGGCCGAACTCCAGGCCCGAGTAGATCATACTGCCAATCCCGAAAGCTAGAATTAAGGCACGGCAGGGAAATGAATATGAAGGTGCCTACTTTGAGGATAAGCTGATAGACATTCTGGTTCACTGAATTGAGTATAAGTTGTTGAACCATATGGCTGAATATAAATTAGCTAATTTTCGTTCAGTTtgtcattcgaatgaaaattttagtATTTGGACGGTTATGTTTTCGATTCATAGGAGGATCAAACAACAAAAACTCTGGTCAAAGGAAGAAACCTAAAATTTGGTTTTTGAAAACGGGAGCTGATAAAATGTACTGAAAAAGAGGCAGTGCTAAGGCAATTAATAGAGTATAACTTTAACACTTGGAGAATGGAAGTTTCGAGTTGAGAGGACTGGTATGAATCATTTTGACCTATAAAAAATTCTATGGTTCCTTGCCACATTTATGTTATAAATAtgtactttttgttttttttcatggccTATATTTGTAATACAAAGTTATTTATGCCGTGATAAATTGATAACCACTGACACTATCTTATTcttcttaaaaatgtattatttgcgATATTTAGTAACAAGGAAATAAATGGTAAAACGTTCGTGGATTATGGAACCGGTGCCTAGGACAAGTTCTTCCGTGGAAGAATAACATTCAAATGGGTCAATTGAGTCAAAATGGCCCTTAGCCGTCTTTCTAAGCAAAAATGGCGCCGACGCGTAGTTTGGAAATATCATAGGAATTTcgaaattttctctctttattcataaaatatgaataaaagtgtACTAAGTAATGAAATTTCAGGAGAAAAGGATTACAAGTAAggtgttaaatttaaatttggataTGACTCATGTATATAAAGTGGCTGGCTTGAATATGTTTTGCAATCACACTGCCCtagaaaaaagatcggatgctttcccggcgtatgctggtagtgaaggctattcgagttctccaccagGTAATTTCCTCCAattacgactcgtaccccgaaacgtcggcagccatagaggagattacccggtggagaactcgaatagccttcaccaCACTGCCCTAGGATTCGATAATGGAAAGTGAGATCTCAATGGCATAGTTAGTAGTTGAGGACTCGCGAAGTTGGTGATGCCATATTACTCACCCACGGCGCCCATGCGCAGGTAGAAGCTCCCGTATCGCGTCCTTCCGGGTGCCCCATCCGGCCTCTGTATCATCGCTTCCTTTCCCACTGGCGGTCTCAGTTGCCCAGCACACAGGTACAGCAGAAAAAGCATGCTCCCACAATACAGGTAGAGGTAGAATCCCTGAGCAGGATAGTAGATAAGTTTTACACATAGACACGTCAAGTGTGCAAAATGTGTGTGTGTACATGGCAATCCAGAATtaattaaacgattttaatttctcctagtgaacactattgatgaattcttctcgggttctcagccaggttaattccgtcctataagccgacgtttcgagagacgactagtctctcatcttcaaggccgtgttactgtTTGAAAGTCCAATTCCACACTTTTAAATTATAGTTTCAAAGATTAgtacggccttgaagatgggagataAGTCGTTTCTCGAAACTTCCGCTTATACGACAGAAATAACCTGGCTGAggacccgagaagaattcataaaCAGAATTTATTAGTTTTTGCGGAGGAAGTGGGAGagactcaaaaataaaaaatgcagtgcTGGGCAAGAGCATGGGAGTTTAGTGGGTAGAGCGATTGGCTGTTGATCCAGGCATCCCGAGTTCAAATTCTGGGTATTCCATGTATCGGACGATTAAGCAAAGTAATAGAGACTTATCGGTACAAATCCTAATCCAAAAGCAGTTTTGAATGGCACCTGTTAACTCATTATGTCATACTTACTCACTTGTACTTGTagtacatattattataaaatttactgtatTAAACCGTAGTGTAAgcaaaaaaataccttaaaacaTCTAGAAATGCCACGCTTTTGTCGTTAAGCGTTGTCGATGTCAAACACCTGAACTCAACAACGAACTAAAGAGCCTATTTTTCCTCTGTCGGTATCGATATTTTTTGCAGTGCGTGACAAGGAAATGTCAAAAGCAAGAATTTATCTTTTTGTAATCTAAATGTTTATGTTAAAACATTCTTTGCCCTTTTCCGGCCGTTGAAAATACTATAATTCAAGCTTTACTGCCAAGTAGCACTCATTACTATACAAACAGGTTTTTTTGGGGATGTACTTGCCTCATGAAAGGTTGGCGGGACGTGCGCCGATATGACCTCAGCGACTGGGAAGGCGATGCCTTGAACCACCAGAAGTTTGCCGTAGAGGGCCGAGAATATGGCCGTCAGGGAGTCATCCGTGCTATCCCTATGAGGAGAAAGGGAATGGTATCAGATTCAGAGTGTTCATGATTAATTTGACGCTGATCTCATAAGTAATTGGGGTGTGAATGAAAATTGTAATACAATTTCCAGTCGGATAGCATTGTAAGTTTGAGAGaacttttataattatattactcTTTTGATTAGTTTTATAAACATGACTACTAAATGAAATGTATAATACGGGGTTATCATTAAAGAATGGTGTGGTTTCtctaattcataggaagataccGGATCTCATACTTTGCATTTTTTCTTGTTTGGGTACATCCAAAGTGTTGTTTATGGGGTTAAAATTCGTGACCTAGACCACTTAATGAAAAGAACGAATGAAGAAATGACAGTTGCCAACGAAATAATGTAAACTTATGTTTGGACATAAGTTGAGTATCGTTTGGGCATTTGTAGAGCGACTAATGGCgcgcatattgaaatttattacttATGTTGCAAAACTGTTTGAGCCGATTAATTCTGCAAATGAAAAGCAGAAACTATAAGTAATTCTGCTTTCATTTCAACTATGTTCTAAAACGCACAATTCTTTAACGTTAATTTTGTATGTAAGCTTTGGACGAAGGGCCGAATCATTTTgcatgattttattgaaaatacaaatcgttaaataaaattctaagaataattATACTCTTCCGTCCGTCATGAGAATCGAAGGCTTCTATCTTAACGGAAAGTGCTTTAAAGAGCAAAAAATGAAGCCGTTGCGCCGTAACCTTGTTTTGGCTCATGAACGTCCTGGGGAGGGGATATTAGGGTTCTGAGGGACACTTGCAACAAAGTTAAGCTTGACAAATTACCATCGGAAAGTACTTTgtagagtaaaaaatgaaagcgTTGAACTGTAGCCAAATCTTGGCATTGAAACCACCAGGGTAACGGCCCTTGGGGTTATGAGGGATAGTTACAATAAGCAAATAAGCTGGTAAATAACCCTTAAACTTGAAAAAAGTACGAACATTTTCCAACTATCATGGTGATGTGATAAATTGTGTAGAACTAATCTATCAAGGACGAGCAGACATTTATGCATTCGTTTTTATGCGTATTGTGATGCGCCCTCTAGTTTAGAGTACTCCTTCAGTTGAAGCTATTCCTTGTGATTCTACTTTAAAAAAGCAGTACAAGTATATGAGCGTCGCATGAAAATTCGTCCTGGAAGCttgaacatatttttctttctggtgCGGAAGGAGTAGACTGCAGGAAGTGCgaagaaaaattgtattttcgagaCGAAAGTCGCAATAAATATATAGGAACACATTCGCAATCtccgccctctctctctcctctggaGGCGGGGGCTCTAAGTGGGCGCGGTTTCCTTTCCACGAGGCACTCGTTCTGTCTTCTTCCGGACCGGGTTAGAGGTGGGACAGAGCGGGGTGGGTTTGCTCGCCTCCGTTCAGCTACTTCCGCTCCTCCTCGACATTCTGATCGTCAACGCCGACGAACGAAGAAAACAAGGAGAGcgataaattttgatttgaagtGGGGTAGGAATCAATAATGAGGAACGAATGAAGGCGCCATCCAGCCTCCTCTTACCTGCCTCATCTTCTCCTCATGCTAGAAATTGTTTATATAAAGGTAAAGAACGTAAACACAAAACACTTATATTCCAAGCAGTTGATGTCAACttgaaatttcttcttttctcttgAACTCTGTTTTAACTTGGGTTAATGTCTTGGAATGTAGGTCCTgaagaatttaaattcaaatttttgccaacgtttcggcgtttttaaatgaaaataaatgcataaatttgaCACGTAAAGGCATGAAAggttattagaatattttttacaataataaaataaaaaagagaaattattcagttgcaaatcaattaaaagaaaagaaaaacaacttGTGAAAATTatagtcaaatatttttaatttattacaactggaattaaaaaaaattactatcgcaataaaatatttttatgccattatgtactcatattaattcatagccctgattaacttacataaatataccgaaacgttggcaaaatttacattcaaattcttgAAGACCCACACTTTAAGTCACTAATCAACGTTAGTAACAATGGAAATGAtagttcaatgaaacaaaattgcGTATTTTCACATGCTTGCAATATCATTGTTCCGAAAAATAACTTGACTGAAAACTTAATTGCTAATATTTAAGCTGGTAGCCTCATTACTTGAACTTTGAGGtgatacataattattttattagctgATTGTAGCTTTTTCGTATCTATGTCCCGCAAGATATAAAAACCGGTATGCATTTACTCTGCTCAACTGACGGTAGTACCTATCATTATATGCAAGGCTCTTCGCAAGTTCAGTAATTCTCCTGGAATAAAAAGTTAATAGCTAAATCAACTTTTTGTGTAAATACACGGTCATATCATGGCACACCGTAGGTTTACCTAGCGTCACAATAAATTTCACGAGAACAGTTCCTTTAGCATTGTACCTGCTTTCCTAATCAACCCAGAGTACAAAGAAATAAGTGGTATTCGATCCAACCATGTGGATGACTTCATAGCTAAAATGACATATTTCTACATCAAAAAGGTATTCGGACATGGAA from Ischnura elegans chromosome 7, ioIscEleg1.1, whole genome shotgun sequence encodes the following:
- the LOC124162811 gene encoding proton channel OtopLc-like, which produces MRFLEETERLACSLVHSRGQLMASRRQPSVQGRSLSLPFIQETTNYPTIAESATLDEDKEVDPSGEDSTDDSLTAIFSALYGKLLVVQGIAFPVAEVISAHVPPTFHEGFYLYLYCGSMLFLLYLCAGQLRPPVGKEAMIQRPDGAPGRTRYGSFYLRMGAVAFGIGSMIYSGLEFGLYFETERGIPSSCHTLLQAITPATRMAFIIVQMQFIFLKNRQIESPRHRVAVRFGLMHMIATNLCVWLNVLVQETKHEILTFYDPRAATEGLQVDPVNRTSKGSAQPSVGRDGSADFYECRRTNIMGSLVQNASPFLFPCTIEYSLICAVILYAMWRTSCQAATIMPEGPPSPLLATPRVTPWSENPQAAAIVATTSSQHFSVDCASAHRGLFSGILVLVLTIISLIMFLVLEREPGYAHLAILEVNACEVSLYVLTTLATLLCAFQIRKLKKKRRGHHALDCILLVIAQTGLYLYAMFSIVAGYFADAPPAAPEASRAGIMATAVVSLVQTTCQTVFVLDAWYRRCLTSAQARSKPGRQMVTFLLVTNMAMWTINRLQNSRADFHPLELQFYGKWAWTIITHVSMPLAIFYRFHSTVCLCEIWKSAYKVRD